A genomic region of Coregonus clupeaformis isolate EN_2021a unplaced genomic scaffold, ASM2061545v1 scaf0760, whole genome shotgun sequence contains the following coding sequences:
- the LOC121557899 gene encoding uncharacterized protein LOC121557899 isoform X1, translating into MKADITLALSMLCLVLLIFVHEAMPAPNGTFFNDTLTENTSMRDGLLNDSSISTDQSTPEKHDRGMDGDHSVMTTDSPNGTPTSTGIQTSATSGSPTQQTENTTPPPPTNPISLPKTPPTISSPPSPNQTPSGQLSTGTIAVVVLILIILLLLIIVLFFYKWNTRHSGQDSSAPRLLLGIRERMRGGVRSLEDGLGLRLWPGKRVVEEDGEEEGKGGDGEAAVGVRGGQRDEDEGDSSDDYSSLDGIDLSERAKNLEDEEKKEEAAVKRKSGSEGGQDDMNGERTDGRKEGGEEERTGEIPGEEKSEGETCDLTAL; encoded by the coding sequence aTGAAGGCCGATATCACCCTGGCCCTGAGCATGCTCTGTCTGGTCCTCCTGATCTTCGTCCATGAAGCCATGCCTGCCCCTAATGGAACTTTCTTCAATGACACACTAACTGAAAATACGAGCATGAGAGATGGACTTCTGAATGATTCCAGCATCTCCACTGACCAATCCACACCTGAGAAGCATGACAGAGGAATGGATGGTGATCATTCTGTCATGACAACAGACTCCCCGAATGGTACACCCACATCCACAGGGATTCAGACATCTGCAACATCAGGTAGCCCAACCCAGCAGACTGAAAATACCACACCACCCCCACCGACAAACCCTATCTCTCTTCCCAAGACCCCCCCCACCATctcatcccctccatcccctaaTCAAACCCCATCTGGTCAGTTAAGTACGGGGACCATCGCGGTCGTGGTCCTAATCCTCATCATTCTTCTCCTACTGATTATCGTGCTGTTCTTCTACAAGTGGAACACCCGCCACTCAGGCCAGGACAGCTCCGCCCCTCGGCTGTTATTGGGCATCAGAGAGCGCATGAGGGGCGGTGTTAGAAGCCTGGAGGATGGGCTGGGGCTCCGCCTCTGGCCAGGAAAGAGAGTGGTGGAGGAAgacggggaggaggaggggaagggcggagatggagaggctgctgtcggagtgagagggggacagagggatgaGGATGAAGGAGATTCCTCAGACGACTACTCCAGTTTAGATGGGATTGACCTCAGCGAGAGAGCCAAGAACTTAGAGGATGAGGAGAAAAAGGAGGAGGCAGCGGTGAAGAGGAAGAGTGGGAGCGAGGGAGGCCAGGATGACATGAATGGAGAGAGGACTGATGGAAGGAAGGAGGGTGGTGAAGAAGAGCGAACAGGGGAAATCCCCGGTGAGGAAAAAAGCGAGGGGGAGACTTGTGACCTCACAGCACTCTaa
- the LOC121557899 gene encoding uncharacterized protein LOC121557899 isoform X2 has translation MLCLVLLIFVHEAMPAPNGTFFNDTLTENTSMRDGLLNDSSISTDQSTPEKHDRGMDGDHSVMTTDSPNGTPTSTGIQTSATSGSPTQQTENTTPPPPTNPISLPKTPPTISSPPSPNQTPSGQLSTGTIAVVVLILIILLLLIIVLFFYKWNTRHSGQDSSAPRLLLGIRERMRGGVRSLEDGLGLRLWPGKRVVEEDGEEEGKGGDGEAAVGVRGGQRDEDEGDSSDDYSSLDGIDLSERAKNLEDEEKKEEAAVKRKSGSEGGQDDMNGERTDGRKEGGEEERTGEIPGEEKSEGETCDLTAL, from the coding sequence ATGCTCTGTCTGGTCCTCCTGATCTTCGTCCATGAAGCCATGCCTGCCCCTAATGGAACTTTCTTCAATGACACACTAACTGAAAATACGAGCATGAGAGATGGACTTCTGAATGATTCCAGCATCTCCACTGACCAATCCACACCTGAGAAGCATGACAGAGGAATGGATGGTGATCATTCTGTCATGACAACAGACTCCCCGAATGGTACACCCACATCCACAGGGATTCAGACATCTGCAACATCAGGTAGCCCAACCCAGCAGACTGAAAATACCACACCACCCCCACCGACAAACCCTATCTCTCTTCCCAAGACCCCCCCCACCATctcatcccctccatcccctaaTCAAACCCCATCTGGTCAGTTAAGTACGGGGACCATCGCGGTCGTGGTCCTAATCCTCATCATTCTTCTCCTACTGATTATCGTGCTGTTCTTCTACAAGTGGAACACCCGCCACTCAGGCCAGGACAGCTCCGCCCCTCGGCTGTTATTGGGCATCAGAGAGCGCATGAGGGGCGGTGTTAGAAGCCTGGAGGATGGGCTGGGGCTCCGCCTCTGGCCAGGAAAGAGAGTGGTGGAGGAAgacggggaggaggaggggaagggcggagatggagaggctgctgtcggagtgagagggggacagagggatgaGGATGAAGGAGATTCCTCAGACGACTACTCCAGTTTAGATGGGATTGACCTCAGCGAGAGAGCCAAGAACTTAGAGGATGAGGAGAAAAAGGAGGAGGCAGCGGTGAAGAGGAAGAGTGGGAGCGAGGGAGGCCAGGATGACATGAATGGAGAGAGGACTGATGGAAGGAAGGAGGGTGGTGAAGAAGAGCGAACAGGGGAAATCCCCGGTGAGGAAAAAAGCGAGGGGGAGACTTGTGACCTCACAGCACTCTaa